In one Chryseobacterium camelliae genomic region, the following are encoded:
- a CDS encoding phosphatidate cytidylyltransferase yields the protein MDKNLIQRTVSGIVYVAIIVLCVTPLGAQLINSISPDLVKQQYLYYGLITFLMLVGTWECVKIVQFGDGYEKWIVLPLIAFIFYLFSKRYFNYGFFFDFRLSEILAIVLILIAVVTLFKYSNELYYDSGKLIFTVIYVALPFSFALGLPKFTSYDDTFSLEVLFLFILIWSSDTFAYLTGKFFGKHKMAPKISPKKTWEGYFGGVVLTLVLSYFIEHHHSDLRGNWMVVGFLVAAFAPLGDLVESQLKRNFGVKDSGNIIPGHGGVLDRLDSFLICVPVVYLYFILAKFI from the coding sequence CAAAAACCTTATTCAGCGAACCGTTTCCGGAATTGTATATGTTGCAATTATTGTTTTATGTGTTACTCCATTAGGTGCACAACTGATCAATTCTATTTCTCCGGATCTGGTTAAGCAGCAATATCTTTATTACGGACTGATTACATTTTTAATGCTCGTAGGAACCTGGGAATGTGTAAAAATCGTACAGTTTGGTGATGGCTATGAAAAATGGATAGTGCTGCCTCTTATCGCTTTCATATTTTATCTTTTTTCTAAACGATATTTTAATTACGGTTTCTTTTTTGATTTCAGGCTGAGCGAAATATTGGCAATTGTTTTAATTTTAATAGCAGTGGTTACGTTGTTTAAATATTCTAACGAATTATACTATGACAGCGGAAAACTGATCTTTACAGTGATCTATGTTGCTCTTCCGTTTTCTTTTGCGCTGGGACTTCCAAAATTTACATCTTACGATGATACGTTTTCTTTGGAAGTATTATTCCTGTTTATTTTAATATGGAGCAGTGATACTTTTGCCTACTTGACAGGGAAGTTTTTCGGAAAGCATAAAATGGCTCCTAAGATATCTCCCAAAAAAACCTGGGAAGGTTATTTTGGGGGAGTGGTATTAACATTGGTGCTGTCTTATTTTATAGAACATCATCATTCAGACCTTCGAGGAAACTGGATGGTTGTTGGTTTTTTGGTGGCTGCGTTTGCTCCTTTGGGGGATTTGGTAGAAAGCCAGCTGAAAAGAAATTTCGGAGTAAAAGACAGTGGAAACATCATTCCGGGACATGGCGGGGTGTTAGATCGACTGGATAGTTTTTTAATCTGCGTTCCTGTCGTATATTTGTACTTTATTTTAGCAAAATTTATTTAA
- a CDS encoding phosphatidylserine decarboxylase family protein — MKLHKESKGTITVATILFVILGALAIYFLKIWALLIILPLLVIYSLVFWFFRVPDRDILDHRENVIAPVDGKVVMIKEVDEDEFIKGKAIQISIFMSPLNVHICRYPVSGNVIYKKYHPGKYLVAWHEKSSTENERTTVAVETLTNHKVVFRQIAGYVARRIVFYCNEGDAAKAGHEFGFIKFGSRMDVFLPLDTEIICKIGDITKGGLDVIAKLKD; from the coding sequence ATGAAATTACACAAAGAGTCGAAAGGAACAATTACAGTAGCTACCATATTGTTCGTCATATTAGGCGCATTAGCTATTTATTTCCTTAAAATCTGGGCGTTACTCATTATTCTGCCTTTGTTGGTGATATATAGTTTGGTATTCTGGTTTTTCCGAGTTCCGGATCGTGACATTTTGGATCACAGAGAAAATGTGATAGCGCCGGTTGATGGGAAGGTCGTAATGATTAAAGAAGTGGATGAGGATGAATTTATTAAAGGAAAAGCAATTCAGATTTCGATCTTTATGTCGCCTTTAAATGTTCATATTTGTAGATATCCGGTATCCGGAAATGTGATTTACAAAAAATACCATCCGGGAAAATATTTAGTGGCTTGGCACGAGAAATCTTCTACGGAGAATGAAAGAACAACGGTTGCTGTAGAAACTTTAACCAACCATAAAGTGGTTTTCAGACAAATTGCCGGATATGTTGCGAGAAGAATCGTTTTCTATTGTAATGAAGGTGATGCTGCAAAAGCGGGACACGAGTTCGGATTTATCAAGTTCGGTTCAAGAATGGATGTTTTCTTGCCTCTAGATACTGAAATCATCTGTAAGATCGGTGATATTACAAAAGGAGGCTTAGATGTGATCGCTAAACTGAAAGATTAA
- a CDS encoding DUF1801 domain-containing protein encodes MNPIQEYFYRIDEPERSTLLFLRKKILESDPENISETLSFGLPFFKFKRKMLCYFYFSKKHQKHYISFYHGDRLNHPLLLQEGRKKFKILLIDMEEDLPVELILELIKEVKGHIK; translated from the coding sequence ATGAATCCTATACAAGAGTACTTCTACAGAATCGACGAGCCTGAAAGAAGTACTCTTCTTTTTTTACGCAAAAAGATCCTGGAATCCGATCCGGAAAACATTAGCGAAACATTAAGTTTCGGATTACCTTTTTTCAAATTCAAAAGAAAAATGCTTTGTTATTTTTACTTTAGCAAAAAGCATCAAAAACATTATATAAGTTTCTACCACGGAGACAGACTGAATCACCCATTATTGCTACAGGAAGGCAGAAAGAAATTTAAAATCCTTTTAATTGATATGGAAGAGGATTTACCGGTAGAATTAATTTTAGAGCTAATTAAAGAAGTGAAAGGGCACATTAAATGA
- a CDS encoding ABC transporter ATP-binding protein, which yields MNKYKKILKFARPHQKYIYGSLFFNLMYSVFQIASLGTILPVLGMLFGTIEAKKYSHPPIYSGEILDFFSYAKEYANYYVQSLVTDYGALKVLAWLCIITAFMFLLRNLFRYLGSFLLINYRVGVTKDLRGAMYRKILSLPVSFFTESRKGDLMSRMSNDVGEVEGNILGSLVELINAPFMLISTLVTLFFLSTEMTLFSLLVLPVMGTMIALIGKSLKKDSHEAQNEMGTIFSIVDETLKSTKVIKIFSAEKIMDNRFMQSMQRWINSSIRLGRKKELASPMSEFLGSVTFLIIAWYGGKQIIVEQSISPADFLVFLGIFFQILPPVKSLSQSISNVQKGEASLERVLEILDADVKIDEVAEPVSISTLNSAIEFNNIGFYYDKDHTILKNFSLSIPKGKTVALVGQSGSGKTTIANLLARFYDVSEGEILIDGTNIKHLKLKEYRKLLGMVTQESVLFNDSVYNNILMGKPDATREEVIAAAKIANADTFITNLPDGYDSNIGDDGGKLSGGQKQRVSIARAVLKNPPIMILDEATSALDTESERFVQDALEKMMENRTSLVIAHRLSTIQKADWIVVMEKGDIMEQGTHHDLIAKRGVYHKLVELQNFD from the coding sequence ATGAACAAGTATAAAAAAATTTTAAAATTCGCAAGACCGCACCAGAAATACATTTACGGAAGTTTGTTTTTCAATTTAATGTATTCTGTGTTCCAAATTGCTTCTTTGGGGACAATTTTACCGGTTTTGGGAATGCTTTTCGGAACTATTGAGGCTAAAAAATACAGCCATCCTCCTATTTATTCGGGAGAAATTTTAGATTTTTTCTCTTACGCAAAAGAATACGCCAATTATTATGTTCAGAGTTTGGTAACAGACTATGGAGCGCTTAAAGTATTGGCTTGGCTGTGTATCATCACTGCCTTTATGTTTTTACTGAGAAACCTTTTCAGATATTTGGGATCATTTTTATTGATTAATTATCGTGTAGGAGTTACCAAAGACCTTCGTGGAGCCATGTACAGAAAGATCCTTTCTTTACCGGTTTCATTTTTCACAGAGAGCAGAAAGGGAGACCTGATGTCTCGTATGTCAAATGACGTGGGTGAAGTAGAAGGAAATATTTTGGGAAGTTTGGTTGAATTGATCAACGCACCTTTTATGTTGATTAGTACATTGGTAACGCTGTTCTTCCTGAGTACGGAAATGACTCTTTTTTCATTGTTAGTATTGCCTGTAATGGGAACCATGATTGCCCTAATCGGAAAAAGCTTAAAAAAAGATTCTCATGAGGCTCAAAACGAAATGGGAACCATTTTCTCTATTGTAGATGAAACACTGAAATCCACTAAGGTAATTAAGATTTTCAGCGCTGAAAAAATAATGGACAACCGATTCATGCAGTCTATGCAAAGATGGATCAACAGTTCAATAAGATTAGGCAGGAAAAAGGAACTCGCGTCACCAATGAGCGAATTTCTAGGTTCGGTTACATTCTTAATTATCGCCTGGTATGGTGGAAAACAAATTATTGTAGAACAAAGTATTTCTCCTGCAGATTTCCTTGTTTTCCTAGGTATTTTCTTCCAGATTTTGCCACCTGTTAAAAGTTTATCCCAGTCTATTTCCAATGTTCAGAAAGGAGAAGCTTCTTTGGAGAGAGTATTGGAAATCCTTGATGCGGATGTAAAAATTGACGAAGTAGCAGAGCCTGTATCAATTTCTACGTTAAATAGTGCCATTGAGTTTAATAATATCGGTTTCTACTATGATAAAGACCATACGATTCTTAAAAACTTCTCACTAAGCATTCCAAAAGGAAAAACGGTTGCACTTGTCGGGCAAAGCGGTAGCGGAAAAACAACCATTGCTAATCTTTTAGCTAGGTTTTATGATGTTTCCGAAGGAGAAATTTTAATTGACGGAACCAATATCAAACATTTAAAATTAAAGGAATATCGTAAGCTATTAGGAATGGTAACACAGGAATCCGTTTTATTCAATGATTCTGTTTACAATAATATTTTGATGGGTAAACCTGATGCGACGAGAGAAGAGGTAATTGCAGCCGCAAAAATCGCTAATGCAGATACCTTCATTACTAATCTTCCTGATGGGTATGATTCCAATATCGGAGATGACGGTGGAAAACTTTCCGGAGGTCAAAAACAAAGGGTTTCTATTGCCAGAGCCGTATTGAAAAATCCGCCGATTATGATATTGGATGAGGCAACTTCAGCATTGGATACAGAGTCTGAAAGATTTGTTCAGGATGCGCTGGAAAAAATGATGGAAAACAGAACTTCTCTGGTGATTGCACACCGTCTTTCAACGATTCAGAAAGCAGATTGGATTGTAGTCATGGAAAAAGGCGATATTATGGAACAGGGAACTCACCACGACCTTATTGCCAAAAGAGGAGTTTACCACAAGCTGGTTGAGCTTCAAAATTTTGATTAA